One genomic region from Kamptonema formosum PCC 6407 encodes:
- a CDS encoding ABC transporter substrate-binding protein codes for MRREGLTEEASAIAQIVKPETLEKPDITVGYVPVNDCAPFAIAWKKGFFRKYGLNVKLNREASWATSRDGLIFGRLDASPVVSGAVTNAREKSLGSRT; via the coding sequence TTGAGAAGAGAAGGACTAACGGAAGAAGCGAGTGCGATCGCCCAAATAGTCAAGCCAGAAACCTTGGAAAAACCCGATATTACCGTCGGCTATGTACCAGTAAACGATTGTGCGCCATTTGCGATCGCCTGGAAAAAAGGCTTCTTCCGCAAATACGGTTTAAACGTCAAACTCAATCGGGAAGCTAGCTGGGCAACATCCCGCGACGGCCTCATATTTGGGCGACTTGATGCGTCCCCCGTCGTATCAGGAGCCGTTACAAACGCCAGAGAAAAGAGTCTGGGCAGTCGTACTTAG
- a CDS encoding sensor histidine kinase, with amino-acid sequence MLDCSKLLADKTEAILTNWVEAVRQDRHIESADTLPHSAVKDHIPHVLVAMATVLSKTQESEIGLIVSASLEHGLLRAEQGYDPSEVAQEYRLLRQVIFTHLEPELLTTSVPEVMRTMRLIDAVLDEAIAQCFKSYVDERLRELQQIQSQLTLTNQELNRLANANQETLAHLAHELKTPLNSIIGYSELFLRKEKRETEVRDTRPQIEHIERVLRNGRQLLRLVNDALELSRAEAGQIKLRLIPINVISTINTVIETMQPLADDKGLKLILKNDSVPDKIITDPHRFQQILTNLISNAIRYTEVGSIELNCELLPDERWSIAVKDTGIGIAPEHKEQIFEPFFQVGEPNRYQFPPDSTGLGLAIVSRLVTLLQGKIKLVSQVGVGSTFTVMLPLEIKTNKLLSVN; translated from the coding sequence ATGCTGGACTGTAGCAAACTGTTAGCTGATAAAACTGAAGCCATACTCACCAATTGGGTTGAAGCCGTTCGGCAAGACAGACACATCGAAAGTGCCGATACTTTACCGCATTCAGCAGTAAAAGATCATATTCCTCACGTATTAGTTGCAATGGCAACCGTACTGTCCAAAACTCAAGAAAGTGAAATTGGACTGATAGTAAGTGCAAGTTTAGAACACGGATTATTGCGGGCCGAACAAGGATACGATCCCTCAGAAGTAGCCCAGGAATACCGTTTATTACGACAAGTGATATTTACTCATTTAGAACCAGAGTTGCTAACCACCTCTGTACCCGAAGTAATGCGAACAATGCGTCTAATTGATGCTGTATTGGACGAAGCGATCGCGCAATGTTTTAAAAGTTATGTTGACGAGCGACTGCGAGAATTGCAGCAGATTCAAAGTCAATTAACATTGACAAATCAAGAACTTAATCGCTTAGCAAACGCTAATCAAGAAACCCTCGCTCACTTAGCTCACGAACTCAAAACACCTCTTAACTCAATTATCGGTTATTCCGAGCTATTTTTACGTAAAGAAAAACGGGAAACAGAGGTGAGAGACACCCGCCCTCAGATTGAACATATTGAACGAGTGTTGCGGAATGGCAGACAGTTACTCCGCTTAGTAAATGATGCCTTAGAACTGTCCCGCGCCGAAGCCGGACAAATCAAATTGCGGCTGATACCAATCAATGTCATCTCTACAATTAATACCGTCATAGAAACCATGCAGCCATTAGCTGACGATAAGGGATTAAAACTTATATTAAAAAACGATAGTGTACCTGATAAAATTATCACTGACCCCCATAGATTTCAGCAAATTCTCACTAATCTCATCAGCAATGCCATTCGCTACACCGAAGTTGGTAGCATCGAATTAAATTGTGAATTATTGCCAGATGAACGCTGGTCAATCGCAGTCAAAGATACTGGAATAGGCATTGCTCCCGAACATAAAGAGCAAATTTTTGAACCCTTCTTCCAAGTTGGAGAACCTAATCGCTACCAATTCCCTCCCGACAGCACCGGTCTTGGATTAGCAATAGTTTCTCGGCTAGTAACGCTTTTACAAGGCAAAATAAAGTTAGTCTCTCAAGTAGGTGTCGGTTCCACTTTTACTGTAATGTTACCATTAGAAATTAAGACAAATAAACTTTTAAGTGTCAATTGA
- the cas6 gene encoding CRISPR-associated endoribonuclease Cas6, with the protein MPKLPTQKKHQPLPWPADTELVGLVIELAPHSNDYLYAEYTIGLHAWFLAQVQQTNPELSRSLHDEQSEKAFTISGLEGELLAAGKDLQLQADKTYRWYINILSQPVAQWASKWLQNLPAVVDLRNAPLRIISCQLALPPTTYKQLLTTSLSRTSTIQLTFLTPTSFRSKQHHFPLPVPKNLFHSYLRRWNDFSDIKIPQDRFLNWIEETVIIHRHKLESAKVIAGKKGSVTGFTGAIELGVSKKVNENSDFGQYFYALAQLAPYCGTGHKTTFGLGQTRIGWLLSDILPVSPRQNLLASRIAELTEAFMAKRQRTGGTRAQEIAETWATILARRELGESLSAIALDLEMPYETVKTYVKLARRCLKANDEVEEVVRTF; encoded by the coding sequence ATGCCAAAACTACCCACCCAAAAAAAGCATCAACCTCTCCCTTGGCCTGCGGACACAGAATTAGTCGGGCTAGTCATTGAACTAGCCCCCCACAGCAATGACTACCTTTATGCTGAGTACACCATTGGCTTACACGCCTGGTTTCTCGCTCAAGTTCAACAAACTAACCCAGAATTATCCCGCTCTCTCCACGACGAGCAATCAGAAAAAGCATTTACCATTTCAGGATTAGAAGGAGAATTGCTGGCTGCTGGAAAAGACCTACAACTGCAAGCTGACAAAACCTATCGCTGGTATATTAATATCCTTTCCCAACCAGTTGCTCAATGGGCGAGTAAATGGTTACAAAACTTGCCCGCCGTTGTGGACTTACGAAATGCTCCCTTACGCATCATTTCTTGTCAGCTAGCTTTACCTCCTACTACTTACAAACAATTGCTAACTACCTCACTCTCTCGCACCTCCACAATTCAATTAACCTTTCTCACCCCAACCAGTTTTCGCAGCAAGCAACATCACTTTCCCTTACCAGTTCCCAAAAATCTTTTTCATAGCTACCTGCGTCGGTGGAACGATTTTTCAGACATCAAAATTCCTCAAGATCGATTCCTAAATTGGATTGAAGAAACAGTAATTATTCACCGCCACAAATTAGAGTCCGCCAAAGTCATCGCGGGCAAAAAAGGCTCCGTTACAGGATTTACAGGAGCCATAGAATTAGGAGTATCCAAAAAAGTAAATGAAAATTCTGATTTCGGGCAATACTTCTATGCTTTAGCACAACTAGCCCCTTACTGCGGAACTGGTCACAAAACCACCTTTGGCTTAGGGCAAACTAGAATAGGTTGGCTCCTGAGTGACATTTTGCCAGTTTCCCCAAGGCAAAATTTATTAGCATCTCGAATTGCAGAATTGACCGAAGCATTCATGGCAAAGCGACAGCGCACAGGTGGAACTCGCGCCCAAGAGATTGCCGAAACGTGGGCTACGATTCTCGCAAGGCGGGAACTCGGAGAGTCACTAAGTGCGATCGCCCTCGACTTAGAAATGCCCTACGAAACTGTCAAAACCTATGTCAAGTTGGCGCGGCGTTGTTTGAAAGCTAATGATGAAGTCGAAGAGGTAGTTAGGACATTCTAA